The Centroberyx gerrardi isolate f3 chromosome 19, fCenGer3.hap1.cur.20231027, whole genome shotgun sequence genome has a segment encoding these proteins:
- the tmem238a gene encoding transmembrane protein 238a, whose translation MALCDGLSHCKLALAFAVLMDLLGGAALLLGVFAPLEIKGRDFGDLLVYTGALLVLMSLGGWVLWYSGNIEGLTSRKELGHIGSAVDRLARNLSRKIRIYRSHL comes from the exons ATGGCTCTGTGTGACGGTCTGTCTCACTGTAAACTGGCTCTGGCCTTCGCTGTGCTGATGGATCTGCTGGGAGGAGCCGCTCTGCTGCTGGGAGTCTTCGCCCCGCTGGAGATCAAGGGACGAGACTTCGGAGACCTACTGGTCTACACTG GCGCTCTGCTGGTGCTGATGTCTCTGGGCGGATGGGTGCTGTGGTACAGCGGGAACATTGAGGGCCTGACGTCCCGCAAGGAGCTGGGACACATCGGCAGCGCCGTGGACCGACTGGCCCGCAACCTCAGCCGCAAGATCCGCATCTACAGGAGCCACCTGTGA